In one window of Duganella dendranthematis DNA:
- a CDS encoding alpha/beta fold hydrolase: protein MTKRIALCWAGLLFAGPLMAATITTQLIDGRKVELVAVKNPAALATVVFENGSRATVDKWDKVIDGIALQASVFAYNRPGYGDSTATDTPRDGLTIVEELRRNLQHEGLRPPYILVGHSLGGLYMQLFAKRHPDEVAGIVLVDALYPHVIKKPEDFPLLTRAGEWLFFSSTVRKEIGSIYQTGEQVLVQGNIDDKPMIRLVNQPKGATAVPVDFGVVNSDPQTIAAVRAMYPQAKTIVVDSDHQMQTASPQVIIDAIQQLLAILRR from the coding sequence ATGACAAAGCGTATCGCGCTGTGCTGGGCAGGCCTGCTGTTTGCCGGACCGCTGATGGCGGCTACCATCACCACTCAACTGATCGATGGCCGCAAGGTGGAACTGGTGGCGGTGAAAAATCCGGCAGCCTTGGCCACGGTGGTCTTTGAAAACGGCTCACGCGCTACGGTGGATAAATGGGACAAGGTCATCGACGGCATCGCGTTGCAGGCCTCGGTGTTTGCCTACAACCGTCCCGGCTACGGTGACAGCACGGCCACCGACACGCCGCGCGACGGCCTGACCATCGTCGAAGAACTGCGCCGCAACCTTCAGCATGAAGGCCTGAGGCCGCCGTACATCCTGGTCGGCCACTCGCTGGGTGGCTTGTACATGCAGCTGTTCGCCAAACGCCATCCCGACGAAGTGGCCGGCATCGTGCTGGTCGACGCGCTCTATCCGCATGTGATCAAGAAGCCGGAAGACTTTCCGCTGCTGACGCGTGCCGGCGAGTGGCTGTTTTTCTCCAGCACCGTGCGCAAAGAAATCGGCAGTATTTACCAGACAGGTGAGCAGGTGCTAGTCCAAGGCAATATCGACGACAAGCCGATGATCCGCCTGGTCAACCAGCCCAAAGGCGCAACCGCCGTGCCGGTCGATTTCGGCGTCGTCAACAGCGATCCGCAAACCATCGCCGCAGTGCGCGCCATGTATCCGCAAGCAAAAACCATCGTGGTGGATTCCGACCACCAGATGCAAACCGCCTCGCCCCAAGTCATCATCGACGCCATCCAACAACTTCTCGCCATACTGCGTAGATAA
- a CDS encoding DUF2844 domain-containing protein: protein MRRALTLMLFLSMLQGALAWAALGSTPSEFGGTTTQTRLAARSLAATSTSSTTAAVYTISQSTLDSGTVVREYTDASGVVFAVSWTGPTLPDLRTLLGDKFTVMTSNAAKRPKAGHSQLAVDQSDVVIVSSGHMRAYAGQAWIPSALPAGFDTTTIE from the coding sequence ATGCGCCGCGCACTCACCCTGATGTTATTCCTGTCCATGCTACAAGGCGCACTCGCCTGGGCAGCACTGGGCAGCACCCCGTCCGAATTCGGCGGCACTACCACCCAGACCCGCTTGGCGGCCCGCAGCCTGGCGGCCACCAGCACCAGCAGCACCACCGCGGCGGTCTACACCATCAGCCAGAGCACGCTCGACAGCGGCACCGTCGTGCGCGAATACACCGACGCCAGCGGCGTGGTATTTGCCGTCAGCTGGACCGGCCCGACATTGCCAGACCTGCGCACGCTGCTCGGCGATAAATTCACCGTCATGACCAGCAACGCCGCCAAGCGTCCCAAGGCGGGACATTCGCAACTGGCGGTCGACCAGTCCGACGTGGTCATCGTCTCCAGCGGCCACATGCGCGCGTATGCCGGCCAGGCCTGGATTCCCAGCGCGCTGCCGGCCGGCTTCGATACCACCACCATAGAATAA
- a CDS encoding TonB-dependent receptor plug domain-containing protein, with protein MFKTKTLRKAVLVALYGASAVAVTPLTFAQTDTSMQSVSVIGSRRATSSATDTVVPVDVIPLSKITESGGQFDLAQTLTYISPSFNSTRQTGSDGADLVDSAALRGLGSDQTLVLVNGKRRHTTALVNLFGARNRGNTGTDMNAIPMLAIKDVQVLRDGAAAQYGSDAIAGVLDIGLKKSKGCEAVAGFSEYSRRDGKNYLASAYCGVDIGNGGVLGITGEYLDRGRSNRAEDGNPRTIGDSKTKNQTLYLNGELPTVGTGRLYLTAGAQTRDASSGAWARGGIDSDDIPSRNSAAMYPNGFVPFINATIDDRYATIGHRNQVGEWNMDLSQTYGYNKMIYDISNTLNASIANKDLLAGGKGISPTSFNAGGFSFEQLTTNLDFNRYFEGVMGRGLNVAFGAEYRHENYKIYAGETGSYIDADGVGIGGAAGSQGFPGFQPADQVDANRHNVAAYLDLEADLTDTVKAQGAVRYEKYSDFGSTTTGKLAGSWRVAPTVLLRGSASTGFRAPSLQQMYFSSTFTDFIGGVPTDVVLAPNNSAVTNLAGIPKLKEEKSTSFTLGSTWTPTQAVSVTADLYQIKIKDRIVLSGRFDDSNYPDLASKLATLGVGQAQFFVNSVDTKTKGLDLTASHKATFGADKLTTFLALNVSKTEVTGIHAPASLKGYEDVLLSEKERLYIEQGAPRSKATLGFDYVHSAWETDLKLIYFGPQTLGTYSGTAAGVANQHYDAKASADLSFTYTINKNMKFTFGGNNIFNVHPTTQNPDETDNGFKYESVQFGLNGASYFGRLYVKF; from the coding sequence GTGTTCAAAACAAAAACCCTACGCAAAGCCGTCTTGGTCGCACTGTACGGCGCCAGCGCGGTCGCAGTCACCCCGCTTACTTTTGCGCAAACTGATACCTCGATGCAATCGGTCAGCGTGATCGGATCGCGCCGCGCCACCAGCTCGGCCACTGATACTGTGGTACCGGTCGATGTCATTCCGCTGAGCAAAATCACCGAATCGGGCGGCCAGTTCGACCTGGCGCAGACGCTGACCTATATTTCCCCATCGTTCAACTCGACCCGCCAGACCGGTTCCGACGGCGCCGACCTGGTCGACTCCGCCGCGCTGCGCGGCCTCGGTTCGGACCAGACGCTGGTGCTGGTCAACGGCAAGCGCCGCCACACCACTGCGCTGGTCAACCTGTTTGGCGCGCGCAACCGCGGCAACACCGGCACCGACATGAACGCCATTCCGATGCTGGCCATCAAGGACGTGCAAGTGCTGCGTGACGGCGCTGCCGCCCAGTACGGATCCGACGCCATCGCGGGCGTGCTGGACATCGGCCTGAAGAAATCCAAGGGCTGCGAAGCGGTCGCCGGCTTCAGCGAATACTCGCGCCGCGACGGCAAGAATTACCTGGCCTCGGCCTACTGCGGCGTCGACATCGGCAACGGCGGCGTGCTCGGCATCACCGGAGAATACCTCGACCGTGGCCGCTCCAACCGCGCCGAAGACGGCAACCCGCGCACCATCGGCGATAGCAAGACCAAGAATCAGACCCTGTACCTGAATGGCGAACTGCCAACTGTCGGTACCGGCCGCCTGTACCTGACCGCCGGCGCGCAAACCCGCGACGCTTCGTCCGGCGCCTGGGCGCGCGGCGGCATCGACAGCGACGACATCCCGTCGCGCAACTCGGCCGCCATGTACCCGAACGGTTTCGTGCCGTTCATCAACGCCACCATCGACGACCGCTACGCCACCATCGGCCACCGCAACCAGGTGGGCGAATGGAATATGGACCTGTCGCAGACCTACGGCTACAACAAAATGATCTACGACATCAGCAACACGCTGAATGCGTCGATCGCCAACAAGGATTTGCTGGCCGGCGGCAAGGGCATCAGCCCGACCAGCTTCAACGCCGGCGGTTTCTCGTTCGAGCAGCTGACCACCAACCTCGACTTCAACCGCTACTTTGAAGGCGTGATGGGCCGTGGCCTGAACGTCGCCTTCGGCGCCGAGTACCGTCACGAGAACTACAAGATCTACGCCGGTGAAACCGGCTCGTACATCGACGCCGACGGCGTCGGCATCGGCGGCGCGGCCGGCAGCCAGGGCTTCCCCGGCTTCCAGCCAGCCGACCAGGTCGACGCCAACCGTCACAACGTCGCCGCCTACCTCGATCTGGAAGCGGACCTGACCGACACCGTCAAGGCGCAGGGTGCGGTGCGTTATGAGAAGTACAGCGACTTCGGCTCGACCACCACCGGCAAGCTGGCCGGCAGCTGGCGCGTGGCGCCAACCGTGCTGTTGCGCGGTTCGGCTTCGACCGGCTTCCGCGCGCCGTCGTTGCAGCAGATGTATTTTTCGTCTACCTTCACCGACTTCATCGGCGGCGTGCCGACCGATGTGGTGCTGGCGCCGAACAATAGCGCGGTCACCAACCTGGCCGGCATTCCCAAGCTGAAGGAAGAGAAATCCACCAGCTTCACGCTGGGCTCGACCTGGACGCCGACGCAAGCCGTGTCCGTCACCGCCGACCTGTACCAGATCAAGATCAAGGATCGCATCGTGCTGTCCGGCCGCTTTGACGACAGCAACTATCCGGACCTGGCGAGCAAGCTGGCGACCTTGGGCGTGGGCCAGGCGCAGTTCTTCGTCAACTCGGTCGACACCAAGACCAAGGGCCTGGACCTGACCGCCTCGCACAAGGCCACCTTTGGCGCTGACAAGCTGACCACCTTCCTGGCGCTCAACGTCAGCAAGACGGAAGTGACCGGCATCCACGCGCCAGCCTCGCTGAAGGGCTATGAAGATGTGCTGCTGTCGGAGAAGGAACGCCTCTACATCGAGCAGGGCGCGCCGCGTTCCAAAGCGACGCTGGGCTTCGACTACGTGCACAGCGCCTGGGAAACCGATCTCAAGCTGATCTACTTCGGCCCGCAGACGCTGGGCACCTACAGCGGCACCGCCGCTGGCGTAGCCAACCAGCATTACGACGCCAAGGCCTCGGCCGACCTGAGCTTCACGTACACCATCAACAAGAACATGAAGTTCACGTTTGGCGGCAACAACATCTTCAACGTGCACCCGACCACGCAGAATCCGGATGAGACCGACAATGGCTTCAAGTACGAGTCGGTACAGTTCGGCCTGAATGGGGCGTCCTACTTCGGCAGGCTCTACGTGAAGTTCTGA
- a CDS encoding PhzF family phenazine biosynthesis protein — translation MQYSQVCELLCFGVAPGGGNAALVVQHDHSSAEQRQQFARERNKPACVFIDTAADGGIVLDFFYPHMRSPLCSHATLAAARVLLSAERPRLEVRSAMHGQPLTLILHDDEVFLQLSPQPAPQVNLSDELAQQLLAAPGIQLASPPAIASVGSPKLLLEVADSATLQALTPDLQGIADWGKQHGVSGAYAWCRRPDGALEGRSFNHLNPEAEDGATGVAAGALSVLLKSSVTVYQGANLGTPCQLRAEFLDESILIGGKTEFA, via the coding sequence ATGCAATATTCACAAGTATGCGAATTGCTTTGTTTTGGCGTTGCGCCGGGCGGCGGCAATGCGGCGCTGGTAGTCCAGCACGATCATTCCAGCGCTGAGCAGCGCCAGCAGTTCGCCAGAGAACGCAACAAGCCGGCTTGCGTGTTTATCGATACGGCGGCCGATGGCGGCATCGTGCTGGACTTTTTCTATCCCCACATGCGCAGCCCGCTGTGTTCGCACGCCACGCTGGCGGCGGCGCGCGTGCTGCTATCGGCGGAACGTCCCAGACTGGAAGTGCGCTCCGCCATGCATGGCCAGCCGCTGACGCTGATTCTGCACGATGACGAAGTTTTCCTGCAGTTGTCGCCGCAACCAGCACCGCAAGTGAACCTATCCGACGAGCTGGCGCAGCAGTTACTGGCCGCGCCCGGCATTCAGCTGGCCTCGCCGCCGGCAATCGCCTCGGTCGGCAGCCCCAAGTTGCTGCTGGAAGTGGCCGACAGCGCTACGCTGCAAGCGCTGACGCCTGACCTGCAAGGCATCGCCGACTGGGGCAAGCAGCACGGCGTCAGCGGCGCCTACGCCTGGTGCCGCCGCCCGGACGGCGCGCTGGAAGGCCGCAGTTTCAACCATCTTAATCCGGAGGCAGAAGACGGCGCCACCGGCGTGGCAGCCGGCGCGCTCTCCGTGTTGCTGAAAAGCAGCGTCACGGTCTACCAGGGCGCTAACCTCGGCACGCCCTGCCAGCTGCGCGCAGAGTTCCTCGATGAAAGTATTTTAATCGGTGGAAAAACCGAATTTGCGTAG